In Spinacia oleracea cultivar Varoflay chromosome 5, BTI_SOV_V1, whole genome shotgun sequence, a single window of DNA contains:
- the LOC110800469 gene encoding pre-mRNA-processing factor 39-2 isoform X1, with amino-acid sequence MAVGSIDGLDESLLNEVVAQGSLDFEDWIKFIASVDRIYHGDIDKISLVYDSFLSEFPLCYGYWKMYAEHTARLCSVENVVQIFERAVEAVPYSVGVWVEYCSFSISSFADPLDVCRLFERGLSFVGKDYQCHNLWDKYIEFEYSHEHWNSLASIYIQTLKFPTKKLHQYYESFKKLVAIWKEDMKVQGNSRTEEQPEHDMDSEIMLSEDAEISHVISDLIDQSTRSKALQKYITVGEFFYQKSCDLDAKVQKFEQNIRRPYFHVKPLDDNQLRNWHRYLDLVEMEGDFDWGVKLYERCLISCAHYPDFWMRYVDYVESKGGREIATDALGRATQIFLKNMPEIHLFNAWFKEKIGDVDGALAAFPQCGQDNGSYFIETIRRKANMERRMGNHAVASSIYKEALDLSAKKRPDLLPMLYVHFAHLQYMITDSKEEAKEEAAREVLLNGIRRVPHSKLLIQELILFALRHDGARQVEFLDSVMGQTLGADVSGGLSNKEREDISILYLEFIDSCGSINDIRRAWNRHLKFFPHLVRGQSSLKKPDNKAGDMWKKVIEGRPDSVSSYPPKSPKKLDENDLIQLSPAETVVVSENIDNSEQAIREQTHFENGNRNPNDLSLVTSEVTKTFAEDECKANESGIGLLYQAVDDRNPAEVVKDSRSLGIQEEQEQDRKFQQQNPDSLGGHSFNPRDDEYQNRNASCSRGLEAPREAAQSNGSTPVGGDDTNEIPSTSCPISPRSNNAAVTCNESPCPSRMTCKDPSSVLSPDHPSDKEGNQHRFNSSGKSRSRLGSPADSGERLERSLSPRRRNSHGYLIDRRHRDRSLSPRRHNSRWNSDERWPRDRRHRRYPRYQDNSRGYRDGRVQNQNIVVIGNKGQTQNSQQQPTGSVSQTQLPVQHVGYPQPQTNQYMPINEQFGNLQNNQSYNQMMQYYYYNHHQQQLLLQQPLGSQQLQQMQPPEQLQQQIQNPAQQQLVQNPQQPQGLQQTLPHQQQLSILQYQQQQLYQQLQFQQQPTNEQPQSQQQHVQLQQQTQLPQQHVFLQQQQQPPEQQEQQVHIQQQQQQTQPQKQEEAYLQQQQQQSYQYQQAQQQQYLLYLQQLHQYQLSQQQPGLALDQKSFQQQYKLPEEQQKELSELLCMNEKSQIQKDDGSAEVTLISSPQQQDEGMKHGHGSTAGAPSQDELPEIDGTDI; translated from the exons ATGGCAGTTGGCTCCATTG ATGGGTTGGATGAAAGTTTACTCAATGAAGTTGTTGCTCAGGGTTCGTTGGACTTCGAGGATTGGATAAAGTTCATCGCTAGTGTTGATCGAATATACCAT GGTGATATAGATAAAATCAGTTTGGTATATGACTCGTTTTTATCGGAGTTCCCTCTTTGCTATGGTTACTGGAAGATGTACGCTGAGCACACGGCACGTTTATGCAGTGTGGAAAACGTTGTTCAGATCTTTGAAAGGGCAGTCGAAGCAGTGCCTTACTCTGTTGGTGTATGGGTTGAGTACTGCAGCTTCAGTATTTCATCTTTTGCGGATCCATTGGATGTTTGCAG ATTATTTGAAAGAGGGCTGTCCTTTGTGGGGAAGGATTACCAATGCCATAATTTATGGGACAAATACATTGAATTCGAGTATTCTCATGAACATTGGAATTCTTTGGCTAGCATCTATATCCAGACATTAAAGTTTCCAACAAAGAAGTTGCATCAATATTATGAAAG TTTCAAGAAATTGGTTGCCATCTGGAAGGAGGATATGAAAGTCCAGGGAAATTCTCGAACGGAAGAGCAGCCAGAACATGATATGGATAGTGAAATTATGCTATCTGAAGATGCTGAAATCTCTCATGTTATAAGTGACTTGATTGATCAATCCACTAGAAGTAAAGCATTGCAGAAATATATTACTGTTGGAGAATTCTTTTATCAAAAATCCTGTGACTTGGATGCAAAAGTGCAAAAGTTTGAGCAAAACATACGTAGGCCTTATTTTCATGTGAAGCCACTTGATGACAATCAGCTGCGTAATTGGCATCGATACTTGGATCTAGTTGAGATGGAAGGTGATTTTGACTGG GGTGTGAAACTGTATGAAAGATGCTTAATTTCTTGTGCTCATTACCCTGATTTCTGGATGCGTTATGTGGATTATGTGGAGTCTAAGGGAGGAAGGGAAATAGCAACTGATGCTCTGGGAAGAGCAACACAAATATTTTTGAAG AATATGCCCGAAATTCATCTTTTCAATGCTTGGTTTAAGGAGAAGATTGGTGATGTTGATGGTGCACTTGCAGCATTTCCGCAATGTGGCCAAGATAATGGATCTTATTTCATTGAAACAATCCGAAGGAAAGCCAATATGGAAAGACGCATG GGAAATCATGCCGTGGCATCGAGTATATACAAGGAAGCACTTGATTTGTCTGCAAAGAAGAGACCTGATCTGCTTCCAATGCTGTATGTGCATTTTGCACATCTTCAATATATG ATCACAGATAGTAAGGAAGAAGCTAAGGAAGAAGCTGCCAGAGAGGTTTTGTTAAATGGTATTCGACGTGTGCCTCACTCAAAATTACTCATTCAG GAACTTATACTTTTTGCACTGAGGCATGATGGAGCAAGGCAAGTAGAATTTCTGGATTCTGTTATGGGTCAGACGCTTGGGGCAGATGTTTCTGGTGGTCTCAGTAATAAAGAACGGGAGGACATATCAATATTGTATCTAGAG TTCATAGACTCTTGCGGAAGTATCAATGATATAAGAAGGGCATGGAATCGTCATTTGAAATTTTTCCCACACCTGGTAAGAGGACAGTCTTCCCTCAAGAAGCCTGATAATAAAGCTGGTGATATGTGGAAAAAGGTTATTGAAGGTAGACCTGATAGTGTTAGTTCTTATCCTCCAAAGTCTccaaagaagcttgacgaaAATGATTTAATCCAGTTGTCTCCTGCAGAGACAGTAGTAGTGTCAGAGAATATTGATAATTCTGAACAGGCTATCCGTGAGCAGACACATTTTGAAAATGGTAACAGAAATCCAAATGATTTGAGTCTGGTGACTTCAGAAGTCACAAAGACCTTTGCAGAGGATGAGTGTAAAGCAAATGAGTCAGGTATTGGACTCTTATATCAGGCTGTTGATGACAGAAACCCTGCGGAAGTTGTCAAGGACTCTAGATCGCTTGGCATCCAGGAAGAACAAGAGCAAGATCGAAAGTTTCAACAACAAAATCCGGATTCACTAGGGGGTCATTCTTTTAATCCTCGGGACGACGAATATCAAAATAGAAATGCATCATGTTCTCGAGGACTTGAGGCTCCTCGAGAAGCCGCTCAATCAAATGGAAGCACACCAGTTGGTGGCGATGATACTAATGAAATCCCCTCAACATCGTGTCCTATAAGTCCTCGGAGTAATAATGCTGCCGTAACATGCAATGAGTCTCCTTGTCCCTCTAGAATGACATGTAAGGATCCCTCATCAGTACTATCACCAGATCATCCTTCAGATAAAGAAGGCAACCAGCACCGATTCAATTCATCTGGTAAGAGTCGTTCAAGACTTGGTTCCCCTGCTGATTCAGGAGAACGCCTGGAAAGATCACTTTCTCCAAGAAGACGCAATTCTCACGGGTATTTAATTGACCGACGCCATAGAGATCGATCTCTTTCTCCAAGAAGGCACAATTCTCGGTGGAATTCAGATGAGCGCTGGCCTCGTGATAGACGGCATCGCCGTTATCCCCGATATCAAGATAATTCACGAGGTTACAGAGATGGCCGGGTGCAAAATCAAAATATAGTGGTCATTGGCAACAAAGGGCAAACACAGAACTCCCAACAGCAGCCTACTGGGTCTGTATCTCAGACCCAGCTCCCTGTCCAACACGTTGGTTACCCTCAACCTCAGACAAACCAGTATATGCCTATAAACGAGCAATTTGGCAATTTGCAGAATAACCAATCATACAATCAGATGATGCAATATTATTACTACAACCACCATCAGCAACAGCTTTTACTGCAACAACCATTAGGTTCACAACAACTGCAACAGATGCAGCCTCCTGAGCAACTGCAGCAACAGATTCAAAATCCAGCACAGCAGCAGCTAGTGCAAAATCCTCAGCAGCCACAAGGCCTACAACAGACACTTCCTCATCAGCAACAGCTTTCGATCCTGCAATATCAACAGCAACAGTTGTATCAGCAGCTACAATTCCAGCAGCAGCCAACTAATGAACAGCCACAGTCTCAGCAGCAACATGTGCAATTACAGCAGCAGACACAGCTTCCTCAACAGCATGTGTTCctacagcagcagcagcagccgcCAGAGCAACAAGAACAGCAGGTACACAttcaacaacagcagcagcaaacACAGCCACAGAAACAGGAGGAAGCCTATCttcagcagcaacaacagcaaTCATATCAGTACCAGCAAGCTCAGCAGCAACAGTATTTACTCTACCTCCAGCAGCTGCACCAATATCAACTGTCACAGCAGCAACCAGGGCTAGCTTTAGACCAGAAGTCATTCCAGCAGCAATATAAGTTACCTGAAGAGCAGCAAAAGGAATTATCAGAGCTGCTCTGTATGAATGAGAAATCACAGATACAGAAAGATGATGGTTCAGCAGAAGTTACTTTAATAAGCAGTCCGCAACAACAG GACGAAGGAATGAAACATGGTCATGGTTCAACTGCCGGAGCTCCATCCCAAGATGAGTTGCCTGAAATTGATGGGACAGATATTTGA
- the LOC110800469 gene encoding pre-mRNA-processing factor 39-2 isoform X2, whose product MKVQGNSRTEEQPEHDMDSEIMLSEDAEISHVISDLIDQSTRSKALQKYITVGEFFYQKSCDLDAKVQKFEQNIRRPYFHVKPLDDNQLRNWHRYLDLVEMEGDFDWGVKLYERCLISCAHYPDFWMRYVDYVESKGGREIATDALGRATQIFLKNMPEIHLFNAWFKEKIGDVDGALAAFPQCGQDNGSYFIETIRRKANMERRMGNHAVASSIYKEALDLSAKKRPDLLPMLYVHFAHLQYMITDSKEEAKEEAAREVLLNGIRRVPHSKLLIQELILFALRHDGARQVEFLDSVMGQTLGADVSGGLSNKEREDISILYLEFIDSCGSINDIRRAWNRHLKFFPHLVRGQSSLKKPDNKAGDMWKKVIEGRPDSVSSYPPKSPKKLDENDLIQLSPAETVVVSENIDNSEQAIREQTHFENGNRNPNDLSLVTSEVTKTFAEDECKANESGIGLLYQAVDDRNPAEVVKDSRSLGIQEEQEQDRKFQQQNPDSLGGHSFNPRDDEYQNRNASCSRGLEAPREAAQSNGSTPVGGDDTNEIPSTSCPISPRSNNAAVTCNESPCPSRMTCKDPSSVLSPDHPSDKEGNQHRFNSSGKSRSRLGSPADSGERLERSLSPRRRNSHGYLIDRRHRDRSLSPRRHNSRWNSDERWPRDRRHRRYPRYQDNSRGYRDGRVQNQNIVVIGNKGQTQNSQQQPTGSVSQTQLPVQHVGYPQPQTNQYMPINEQFGNLQNNQSYNQMMQYYYYNHHQQQLLLQQPLGSQQLQQMQPPEQLQQQIQNPAQQQLVQNPQQPQGLQQTLPHQQQLSILQYQQQQLYQQLQFQQQPTNEQPQSQQQHVQLQQQTQLPQQHVFLQQQQQPPEQQEQQVHIQQQQQQTQPQKQEEAYLQQQQQQSYQYQQAQQQQYLLYLQQLHQYQLSQQQPGLALDQKSFQQQYKLPEEQQKELSELLCMNEKSQIQKDDGSAEVTLISSPQQQDEGMKHGHGSTAGAPSQDELPEIDGTDI is encoded by the exons ATGAAAGTCCAGGGAAATTCTCGAACGGAAGAGCAGCCAGAACATGATATGGATAGTGAAATTATGCTATCTGAAGATGCTGAAATCTCTCATGTTATAAGTGACTTGATTGATCAATCCACTAGAAGTAAAGCATTGCAGAAATATATTACTGTTGGAGAATTCTTTTATCAAAAATCCTGTGACTTGGATGCAAAAGTGCAAAAGTTTGAGCAAAACATACGTAGGCCTTATTTTCATGTGAAGCCACTTGATGACAATCAGCTGCGTAATTGGCATCGATACTTGGATCTAGTTGAGATGGAAGGTGATTTTGACTGG GGTGTGAAACTGTATGAAAGATGCTTAATTTCTTGTGCTCATTACCCTGATTTCTGGATGCGTTATGTGGATTATGTGGAGTCTAAGGGAGGAAGGGAAATAGCAACTGATGCTCTGGGAAGAGCAACACAAATATTTTTGAAG AATATGCCCGAAATTCATCTTTTCAATGCTTGGTTTAAGGAGAAGATTGGTGATGTTGATGGTGCACTTGCAGCATTTCCGCAATGTGGCCAAGATAATGGATCTTATTTCATTGAAACAATCCGAAGGAAAGCCAATATGGAAAGACGCATG GGAAATCATGCCGTGGCATCGAGTATATACAAGGAAGCACTTGATTTGTCTGCAAAGAAGAGACCTGATCTGCTTCCAATGCTGTATGTGCATTTTGCACATCTTCAATATATG ATCACAGATAGTAAGGAAGAAGCTAAGGAAGAAGCTGCCAGAGAGGTTTTGTTAAATGGTATTCGACGTGTGCCTCACTCAAAATTACTCATTCAG GAACTTATACTTTTTGCACTGAGGCATGATGGAGCAAGGCAAGTAGAATTTCTGGATTCTGTTATGGGTCAGACGCTTGGGGCAGATGTTTCTGGTGGTCTCAGTAATAAAGAACGGGAGGACATATCAATATTGTATCTAGAG TTCATAGACTCTTGCGGAAGTATCAATGATATAAGAAGGGCATGGAATCGTCATTTGAAATTTTTCCCACACCTGGTAAGAGGACAGTCTTCCCTCAAGAAGCCTGATAATAAAGCTGGTGATATGTGGAAAAAGGTTATTGAAGGTAGACCTGATAGTGTTAGTTCTTATCCTCCAAAGTCTccaaagaagcttgacgaaAATGATTTAATCCAGTTGTCTCCTGCAGAGACAGTAGTAGTGTCAGAGAATATTGATAATTCTGAACAGGCTATCCGTGAGCAGACACATTTTGAAAATGGTAACAGAAATCCAAATGATTTGAGTCTGGTGACTTCAGAAGTCACAAAGACCTTTGCAGAGGATGAGTGTAAAGCAAATGAGTCAGGTATTGGACTCTTATATCAGGCTGTTGATGACAGAAACCCTGCGGAAGTTGTCAAGGACTCTAGATCGCTTGGCATCCAGGAAGAACAAGAGCAAGATCGAAAGTTTCAACAACAAAATCCGGATTCACTAGGGGGTCATTCTTTTAATCCTCGGGACGACGAATATCAAAATAGAAATGCATCATGTTCTCGAGGACTTGAGGCTCCTCGAGAAGCCGCTCAATCAAATGGAAGCACACCAGTTGGTGGCGATGATACTAATGAAATCCCCTCAACATCGTGTCCTATAAGTCCTCGGAGTAATAATGCTGCCGTAACATGCAATGAGTCTCCTTGTCCCTCTAGAATGACATGTAAGGATCCCTCATCAGTACTATCACCAGATCATCCTTCAGATAAAGAAGGCAACCAGCACCGATTCAATTCATCTGGTAAGAGTCGTTCAAGACTTGGTTCCCCTGCTGATTCAGGAGAACGCCTGGAAAGATCACTTTCTCCAAGAAGACGCAATTCTCACGGGTATTTAATTGACCGACGCCATAGAGATCGATCTCTTTCTCCAAGAAGGCACAATTCTCGGTGGAATTCAGATGAGCGCTGGCCTCGTGATAGACGGCATCGCCGTTATCCCCGATATCAAGATAATTCACGAGGTTACAGAGATGGCCGGGTGCAAAATCAAAATATAGTGGTCATTGGCAACAAAGGGCAAACACAGAACTCCCAACAGCAGCCTACTGGGTCTGTATCTCAGACCCAGCTCCCTGTCCAACACGTTGGTTACCCTCAACCTCAGACAAACCAGTATATGCCTATAAACGAGCAATTTGGCAATTTGCAGAATAACCAATCATACAATCAGATGATGCAATATTATTACTACAACCACCATCAGCAACAGCTTTTACTGCAACAACCATTAGGTTCACAACAACTGCAACAGATGCAGCCTCCTGAGCAACTGCAGCAACAGATTCAAAATCCAGCACAGCAGCAGCTAGTGCAAAATCCTCAGCAGCCACAAGGCCTACAACAGACACTTCCTCATCAGCAACAGCTTTCGATCCTGCAATATCAACAGCAACAGTTGTATCAGCAGCTACAATTCCAGCAGCAGCCAACTAATGAACAGCCACAGTCTCAGCAGCAACATGTGCAATTACAGCAGCAGACACAGCTTCCTCAACAGCATGTGTTCctacagcagcagcagcagccgcCAGAGCAACAAGAACAGCAGGTACACAttcaacaacagcagcagcaaacACAGCCACAGAAACAGGAGGAAGCCTATCttcagcagcaacaacagcaaTCATATCAGTACCAGCAAGCTCAGCAGCAACAGTATTTACTCTACCTCCAGCAGCTGCACCAATATCAACTGTCACAGCAGCAACCAGGGCTAGCTTTAGACCAGAAGTCATTCCAGCAGCAATATAAGTTACCTGAAGAGCAGCAAAAGGAATTATCAGAGCTGCTCTGTATGAATGAGAAATCACAGATACAGAAAGATGATGGTTCAGCAGAAGTTACTTTAATAAGCAGTCCGCAACAACAG GACGAAGGAATGAAACATGGTCATGGTTCAACTGCCGGAGCTCCATCCCAAGATGAGTTGCCTGAAATTGATGGGACAGATATTTGA